A region of the Gemmobacter fulvus genome:
TGGCCGCGGCGATCCGGCTTGCCGCACAGCTCGCACGTTCGGGCTTTCTGGATCGGCTTGCCGCACGGGTTGCATCGGCAGGCCGCGCGGGGCAGGATGCCGCCGTGAATGGGAGCGGGCAACAAGAATGACAATACGGGCCGTGGTCAGGGGCGTCGGGCATTATCTGCCCGAACGGGTTGTGCCGAACAGCGAGTTCGAGGCAACCATCGACACGTCGGATGAATGGATCCGCTCGCGCTCCGGCATCGAGCGGCGGCATTTCGTGGCCGAGGGGCAGACCACCTCGGATATCGCGACCCGCGCCGCCGAGGCTGCGCTGGCGCAGGCGGGCATGGCTGCGGATGACATTGACGCGATCATTCTGGCCACCTCGACCGCCGATCTCACCTTCCCCTCCGCCGCGACCATGGTGCAGGCCCGGCTGGGCATGACCAAGGGCTATGCCTTTGATGTGCAGGCCGTCTGTGCCGGATTCGTCTTTGCGCTCGCCAATGCCAATGCCCTGATCCTGTCGGGTCAGGCGCGGCGCGTGCTGGTGATCGGCGCCGAAACCTTTTCGCGGCTGATGGACTGGACCGACCGGGGCACCTGTGTCCTGTTCGGCGATGGGGCCGGCGCGCTGATCCTCGAAGGTCAGGAAGGCACCGGCGAGACCAGCGACCGGGGCATCCTCGCCACCGATCTGAATTCCGACGGTCGCCTGCGCGACA
Encoded here:
- a CDS encoding beta-ketoacyl-ACP synthase III; this encodes MTIRAVVRGVGHYLPERVVPNSEFEATIDTSDEWIRSRSGIERRHFVAEGQTTSDIATRAAEAALAQAGMAADDIDAIILATSTADLTFPSAATMVQARLGMTKGYAFDVQAVCAGFVFALANANALILSGQARRVLVIGAETFSRLMDWTDRGTCVLFGDGAGALILEGQEGTGETSDRGILATDLNSDGRLRDILYVDGGTSTGTTGYLRMQGKEVFRHAVEKLAETAHTALDKIGLSGADVDWIVPHQANIRIIEGTAKRMQVPMDRVVVTVQDHGNTSAASIPLALSVGVARGQIKPGDLVVTEAIGGGLAWGSVVLRW